One genomic region from Croceicoccus sp. YJ47 encodes:
- a CDS encoding enoyl-CoA hydratase-related protein — MEFVEVRRDGPVTFVTLSRPDVMNAINPAMHQELERAFTQFADDDSQWICVVRGKGDTAFCAGSDLKAASRDGLPPSYPEHGYAGLIQRFDCPKPFIAAVNGIALGGGFEIALACDLVVAADHASFGLPEPLVGAVALGGGLHRLARQMPLKLAMGTILASRRLTAAEASRMGLVNEVVALDALDEAVKRWCDDILKASPVAVRTSKALIARGLAEPDIEAALIAQPDYPEFRAWRASEDIKEGPLAFAEKRAPVWKGR, encoded by the coding sequence ATGGAGTTCGTGGAGGTTCGGCGCGACGGGCCGGTGACTTTCGTCACTTTGAGCCGTCCCGATGTGATGAATGCGATCAACCCTGCCATGCATCAGGAACTGGAACGCGCGTTCACTCAATTCGCCGATGATGACAGCCAGTGGATCTGCGTCGTGAGGGGGAAGGGCGACACGGCATTCTGTGCGGGTTCGGACCTGAAGGCGGCCTCACGCGACGGCCTGCCGCCATCTTATCCCGAACATGGTTATGCCGGTCTGATCCAGCGTTTCGATTGTCCGAAACCATTCATTGCGGCGGTCAATGGGATCGCGCTGGGAGGCGGTTTCGAGATCGCGCTTGCATGCGATTTGGTCGTTGCGGCCGACCACGCGTCGTTCGGGCTTCCCGAGCCGCTGGTCGGCGCGGTCGCATTGGGCGGGGGCCTGCACCGGCTCGCCCGGCAGATGCCGTTGAAGCTGGCGATGGGCACCATTCTCGCCAGTCGCCGGCTGACAGCTGCCGAGGCGTCGCGCATGGGGCTTGTCAATGAGGTGGTTGCGCTCGACGCCTTGGACGAAGCGGTGAAGCGCTGGTGCGACGACATACTAAAAGCGTCGCCCGTGGCGGTGCGCACGTCGAAGGCGCTGATTGCGCGAGGACTGGCCGAACCGGACATAGAGGCTGCGTTGATAGCGCAGCCGGATTATCCCGAATTCCGCGCCTGGCGTGCGAGCGAGGATATCAAGGAAGGCCCCCTGGCCTTTGCCGAAAAACGCGCGCCCGTATGGAAAGGGCGCTAG
- a CDS encoding SDR family NAD(P)-dependent oxidoreductase: MSSENARRILVTGAGRGIGREIALGFAAEGAEIILAARSSDELETTCADVVRRGGSGHVVPTDLNDPQDIEALAEKALARGNIDVLVCNAAFSPVPQSLLDARPDDWLKTMTVNVAATLRLVQRLAPGMTGRDGANIIVVSSIRGLGGTPSGGLYGSSKAALNHMIKTLACELGPQGIRVNGILPGPVLTRMTTDFLPDNEALFEFYGDIAPIKGWTMPDDMVAPALFLASAGARKVSGHLLVVDGGLSAINADAIAPPAALLG; this comes from the coding sequence GTGAGCAGCGAGAACGCAAGGCGGATTCTCGTCACCGGTGCGGGCCGAGGTATCGGCCGGGAAATTGCGCTGGGATTTGCGGCGGAAGGCGCGGAGATCATCCTCGCCGCACGCTCGTCGGATGAGCTTGAGACAACCTGCGCCGATGTCGTGCGAAGGGGCGGATCGGGCCATGTCGTCCCGACCGATCTGAACGATCCCCAAGACATCGAGGCGCTGGCGGAAAAGGCGCTCGCACGCGGCAATATCGACGTGCTGGTCTGCAACGCAGCCTTTTCGCCCGTGCCGCAATCGCTGCTCGACGCCCGTCCGGACGACTGGTTGAAAACCATGACGGTCAATGTCGCGGCAACGCTGAGACTGGTGCAGCGGCTTGCGCCCGGCATGACAGGCCGGGACGGGGCCAATATCATCGTCGTTTCCTCCATCCGCGGTCTTGGAGGGACGCCGTCCGGCGGCCTCTACGGCTCGTCCAAGGCAGCGCTCAATCATATGATCAAGACGCTTGCCTGCGAACTCGGGCCTCAGGGCATCAGGGTCAATGGCATACTGCCCGGCCCGGTGTTGACGCGCATGACCACCGATTTTCTTCCGGACAATGAGGCGCTCTTCGAATTCTATGGCGATATCGCGCCGATCAAGGGATGGACCATGCCGGACGACATGGTCGCACCGGCGCTTTTCCTGGCGTCTGCCGGCGCGCGCAAGGTAAGCGGTCACCTGCTGGTGGTCGATGGGGGGCTGTCGGCGATCAACGCGGATGCGATTGCGCCGCCCGCCGCTCTCCTGGGCTGA
- a CDS encoding NADH:flavin oxidoreductase — protein MTANLSEPLRLPRGPNWKNRIALAPLTNWQSHADGTLGEDEYRFLTSRAEGGFGMVMTCGASPMKNGVAFPGQLAVYADDHIPGLRRLADGLRERGAASCVQIHHAGSRANPEISGEQAVAPFANEKYNVRALTTDEVREMVDAFIAAAVRCDKAGMDGVSLHGAHGYVLCQFLSHSRNLRDDQYGGSYENRTRIYHEIIDGIRSATRPDFQLGCRISPEKYDYSTAEAFRFAQELVDGGKLDFLDLSLWDSFKLPDEEAYHPKRLVDVFGALDRSSGTRVGVAGHIFSTADAADCLNAGADFVFFGRGAILHQDLAARVLAEPDFVASKFPVTRAYLAEQSVGAEFRRYLATGWPNYVSD, from the coding sequence GTGACAGCCAATCTTTCCGAACCGCTTCGCTTGCCGCGCGGGCCGAACTGGAAAAACCGTATCGCGCTCGCGCCGCTGACCAATTGGCAAAGCCATGCCGACGGCACGCTGGGCGAGGACGAATATCGCTTCCTCACCAGCCGGGCCGAGGGCGGCTTTGGAATGGTCATGACCTGCGGGGCCTCTCCGATGAAGAACGGCGTGGCCTTTCCGGGGCAGCTTGCCGTCTATGCCGACGACCATATTCCCGGGCTCCGGCGGCTCGCCGATGGTCTGCGAGAGCGGGGCGCTGCGTCCTGCGTACAGATTCATCACGCCGGATCGCGCGCCAATCCCGAGATTTCCGGCGAGCAGGCGGTGGCGCCCTTCGCGAACGAGAAATATAACGTCCGCGCCCTGACCACCGACGAGGTCAGGGAAATGGTCGATGCCTTCATTGCCGCCGCGGTGCGTTGCGATAAGGCGGGGATGGACGGCGTGTCGCTGCACGGGGCGCACGGCTACGTGCTCTGCCAGTTTCTCAGCCATTCCAGGAACCTGCGGGATGACCAGTACGGCGGCAGCTATGAAAACCGGACCCGCATCTATCACGAGATTATCGATGGGATCCGATCCGCGACAAGGCCGGATTTTCAGCTCGGCTGTCGCATTTCACCGGAAAAATACGATTATTCAACCGCCGAGGCATTCCGCTTTGCGCAGGAGCTTGTCGACGGGGGCAAGCTGGACTTTCTGGACCTGTCCTTGTGGGACAGTTTCAAATTGCCGGACGAGGAGGCCTATCATCCCAAACGGCTGGTGGATGTTTTCGGGGCGCTCGACCGGTCGAGCGGTACGCGGGTCGGCGTGGCCGGGCATATCTTCTCGACCGCAGATGCCGCCGACTGCCTGAACGCCGGTGCGGATTTCGTGTTTTTCGGGCGCGGCGCTATCCTGCACCAGGATCTTGCCGCCCGTGTCCTGGCAGAGCCGGACTTCGTCGCCTCCAAATTCCCCGTAACCCGCGCCTATCTCGCTGAACAAAGCGTGGGCGCGGAGTTTCGGCGTTATCTGGCAACCGGATGGCCGAACTACGTATCGGATTGA
- a CDS encoding MFS transporter: MADTPASDSASPPPGARTMLTLLTLSYALAYLDRLMMAVVAEPVKAEFGLSDAQLFFLTGAAFVLIYGVCGIGSGWLLDRFSRRKIIAVMLAAWSGCTALCGLAGSFTTLALSRAGVGIGESAIVPAGMATISDSYRPGRRPLAMGIFYSGGMVSMLIAWTLGGWVADTLGWRYTFFLAGPPGILLAIAIWLKGWDPPREKARLRATPHETSAFSDVWHNRPLVWILAAGSVITFVNVGLVTQLGSFFIRSHGMTLTEVGLIFGPVLAGGMAIGLVGGGWIGNRLAEHGTDALLRFTTVIVFAMFPIYMAMFLAETLGLALFAMFLGTLTSVIYSPAFSAAYQAVSAPHTRATSAGISSFLNALVGGAMTPLMVGALSDYWSTDFGTDSLRFAMMIGMGSCFVSGVMFTHARRLVRQSGSEAAAAPPA; this comes from the coding sequence ATGGCCGACACACCGGCGTCCGATTCGGCCTCTCCGCCACCCGGCGCGAGAACGATGCTCACGCTTCTCACCCTATCCTATGCGCTGGCCTATCTGGATCGCCTGATGATGGCGGTCGTGGCAGAACCCGTGAAGGCCGAGTTCGGCCTGTCGGACGCCCAGTTGTTTTTCCTGACCGGTGCAGCATTCGTGCTGATCTATGGCGTGTGCGGCATTGGTTCGGGCTGGCTTCTCGACCGATTCAGCCGCCGCAAGATCATCGCCGTCATGCTGGCGGCATGGAGCGGATGCACCGCGCTATGCGGCCTTGCGGGTAGTTTCACCACTCTGGCCCTGTCGCGGGCGGGTGTGGGCATCGGTGAATCCGCAATCGTTCCGGCAGGCATGGCCACGATCAGTGACAGCTATCGCCCCGGGCGCCGACCGCTGGCGATGGGAATATTCTATTCCGGCGGCATGGTAAGCATGTTGATCGCATGGACGCTGGGCGGTTGGGTGGCGGATACCTTGGGCTGGCGATATACGTTTTTCCTCGCGGGGCCGCCGGGCATCCTTCTTGCGATCGCAATCTGGTTGAAAGGGTGGGACCCGCCCCGCGAAAAGGCACGCCTCCGGGCCACGCCGCACGAAACATCCGCATTTTCCGATGTCTGGCACAATCGCCCGCTGGTCTGGATCCTGGCGGCAGGCTCTGTCATCACCTTCGTCAATGTGGGCCTCGTCACCCAGCTTGGCAGCTTCTTCATTCGAAGCCACGGCATGACGCTGACCGAAGTGGGTTTGATCTTCGGACCCGTGCTTGCCGGCGGCATGGCAATTGGACTGGTCGGGGGTGGCTGGATCGGTAACAGGCTGGCCGAGCACGGGACCGACGCCCTGCTGCGCTTCACGACCGTCATCGTTTTTGCCATGTTCCCGATTTACATGGCGATGTTCCTGGCCGAAACGCTTGGGCTTGCCTTGTTCGCGATGTTCCTCGGCACGTTGACGAGCGTCATCTATTCGCCCGCCTTTTCCGCCGCCTATCAGGCGGTCAGCGCACCGCATACGCGGGCAACGTCGGCCGGCATATCGAGTTTTCTCAATGCGCTTGTCGGCGGGGCCATGACGCCCCTGATGGTCGGGGCGCTCAGCGATTACTGGTCGACAGATTTCGGAACGGACAGCCTGCGCTTTGCCATGATGATCGGCATGGGCAGTTGCTTCGTGTCGGGCGTCATGTTCACCCACGCGCGCCGACTGGTGCGGCAGTCAGGTTCAGAAGCGGCGGCCGCGCCCCCGGCCTAA